One part of the Chryseobacterium sp. 7 genome encodes these proteins:
- a CDS encoding pyridoxal phosphate-dependent aminotransferase yields the protein MDKLSDRVNRLGYSQTFVMSNKAREMKANGIDVISLTLGEPDFDVPDNIKQAAFDAINQNYSHYSPVPGFLELREAIANKLKRDNNLEYKPTQICVSNGAKQSIINVLAAIINDGDEVLLPAPYWVSYDEMVKMMGGTSVILPTSYVTDFKVTAEQLEEAITEKTKAVLFSSPCNPSGGYYTYDELKSIAKVIAKYPQVTIISDEIYEYINYETKTASIAQFPEVYEQTAVINGMSKAFAMTGWRIGYSACPEWLAKACEKVQGQMTSGANTVAQRASITALETDPSEYRYMIDAFKKRRDLVFELMKEIPGFKVVLPKAAFYFFPDISHYIGKTLNGTEIKNSDDFAMFLLENAHVGCVGGFSFGSPECIRFSYAASEKDLREAMKRIKDLLDSFN from the coding sequence ATGGATAAACTTTCAGATAGAGTAAACAGATTAGGATACTCACAGACATTTGTTATGTCAAACAAAGCCAGAGAAATGAAAGCGAACGGAATAGATGTAATCAGCTTAACTCTTGGCGAGCCGGATTTCGATGTTCCGGATAATATCAAACAGGCAGCTTTCGATGCTATCAATCAAAATTACAGCCACTACTCTCCTGTTCCGGGATTTCTGGAACTGCGTGAGGCTATTGCAAATAAATTAAAAAGAGATAATAACCTGGAATACAAACCTACTCAGATCTGTGTTTCCAATGGTGCAAAACAGTCTATTATCAATGTTTTAGCAGCTATTATTAATGATGGGGATGAAGTTCTTCTTCCTGCCCCTTATTGGGTAAGCTATGATGAAATGGTAAAAATGATGGGTGGAACTTCCGTAATCCTTCCTACCTCTTACGTTACCGATTTCAAAGTGACTGCAGAACAGCTTGAAGAAGCGATAACGGAGAAGACTAAAGCGGTACTTTTCAGTTCACCATGTAATCCTTCAGGAGGATATTATACGTATGACGAATTAAAATCTATCGCAAAAGTGATTGCTAAATACCCTCAGGTAACCATCATTTCCGATGAGATTTATGAATATATCAATTACGAAACAAAAACGGCTTCCATTGCTCAGTTTCCGGAAGTATATGAACAGACAGCTGTAATCAACGGAATGTCAAAAGCATTTGCAATGACGGGATGGAGAATCGGGTATTCTGCATGTCCGGAATGGCTGGCAAAAGCTTGTGAAAAAGTACAGGGACAAATGACCAGCGGGGCTAATACAGTAGCACAGAGAGCGTCTATCACCGCACTGGAAACAGATCCTTCTGAGTACAGATACATGATTGATGCTTTCAAAAAAAGAAGAGATCTTGTATTTGAGCTGATGAAAGAAATCCCAGGATTCAAAGTAGTGCTTCCAAAGGCTGCCTTCTATTTCTTTCCGGATATTTCACACTATATCGGAAAAACGCTGAACGGTACAGAAATTAAAAACTCCGATGACTTTGCCATGTTCCTTCTGGAAAATGCTCATGTAGGATGCGTAGGCGGATTCTCTTTCGGAAGCCCGGAATGTATCAGGTTCTCTTATGCAGCTTCTGAGAAAGATTTAAGAGAAGCTATGAAACGAATTAAAGATTTATTAGACTCATTCAATTAA
- a CDS encoding M20/M25/M40 family metallo-hydrolase, translating to MKYSVFLLLVSCTVFAQKQSKDEEVKKYVSQVNEDSLKSYIGKMVSFGTRHTLSTTDDPKQGIGAARNWVIKKFNGYAKNSGGRMEVYLQQEDIQPDGKRIDKAVNLGNAVAFLKGTDPSDKRIFLIGGHLDSRVTDVMNRTSIAPGANDDGSGVSAVIESARILSKSSFPASIIFVAFSGEEQSLLGSKQLAEKIKRENLQLEAVLNNDMIGNPKAGETGEINTRILRVFSEGMPYKDLDKRAMTIRNLGFENDSESRQLARYIKEITEQYVKGLEIKLIYRNDRFLRGGDHTSFVNNGFPSVRLTEYYENYDHQHQDIRIENNKQYGDLPEFIDFKYLKKNVAANVAVLASLAKSTSKPEKVEMEVKELTNSTTLHWEKPKSGTPIGYYVLTRETDSPVWQKKIFTTGLSIKVPLSKDNYIFAVQSVNQSGNLSVPVIPGIAK from the coding sequence ATGAAATATTCCGTTTTTTTATTGCTGGTTTCCTGTACTGTTTTCGCACAGAAACAATCAAAAGATGAGGAAGTGAAAAAGTATGTTTCACAAGTAAACGAAGATTCGCTAAAATCTTATATCGGAAAAATGGTAAGCTTTGGAACAAGACACACTTTAAGTACAACAGATGATCCCAAGCAGGGAATAGGTGCAGCAAGAAACTGGGTGATTAAAAAATTCAACGGTTATGCTAAAAATTCCGGAGGCAGAATGGAAGTCTATCTTCAGCAGGAAGACATTCAGCCTGATGGAAAAAGAATTGATAAAGCAGTAAATCTTGGAAATGCCGTTGCTTTTCTGAAGGGAACAGACCCTAGCGACAAAAGGATTTTCCTGATCGGAGGACATCTTGATTCAAGAGTGACGGATGTGATGAACAGAACTTCCATAGCACCCGGAGCTAATGATGACGGAAGTGGTGTAAGTGCGGTTATAGAATCCGCAAGAATATTGAGTAAATCTTCATTTCCTGCATCCATCATCTTTGTGGCTTTTTCCGGGGAAGAGCAGTCGTTATTGGGTTCTAAACAATTGGCGGAAAAGATTAAAAGAGAAAATCTACAACTGGAAGCCGTTTTGAATAATGATATGATTGGTAATCCTAAAGCTGGAGAAACAGGAGAAATCAATACCCGTATCCTTCGTGTATTCAGTGAGGGGATGCCTTATAAAGATCTGGACAAAAGAGCAATGACGATCAGGAATCTGGGTTTCGAAAATGACAGCGAATCCAGACAGCTAGCTCGTTATATCAAAGAGATCACAGAACAATATGTTAAAGGGCTTGAAATAAAATTGATCTACAGAAATGACCGATTTTTGCGTGGAGGAGACCATACCAGCTTTGTCAATAACGGATTTCCTTCCGTAAGACTCACTGAATATTATGAAAACTATGATCACCAGCATCAGGATATCAGAATAGAAAACAATAAGCAGTACGGTGATCTTCCGGAATTTATAGATTTTAAATATCTGAAAAAGAATGTTGCAGCCAATGTTGCGGTACTGGCAAGTCTTGCAAAATCCACTTCAAAGCCGGAAAAAGTAGAAATGGAGGTGAAAGAACTGACGAATTCAACAACTTTGCATTGGGAAAAGCCAAAATCCGGAACACCAATTGGTTATTACGTGCTGACAAGGGAAACAGATAGTCCGGTATGGCAGAAAAAAATATTCACAACAGGACTTTCCATAAAAGTTCCGCTTTCGAAAGACAATTATATTTTTGCGGTACAGTCCGTCAATCAGTCAGGAAACCTTAGTGTACCTGTAATTCCGGGAATTGCAAAGTAA
- the rsmG gene encoding 16S rRNA (guanine(527)-N(7))-methyltransferase RsmG, with protein MSASLLLKYFPDLTEKQKEQFSKLENLYNEWNEKINVISRKDMESLYEKHILHSLGIAKVMEFAPGTKVLDIGTGGGFPGIPLAILFPDTEFTLIDSIGKKISVVQAVADGVGLTNVTAIHGRAEKLKEKFHFVVSRAVTQMPEFLRWLKGKFEKEQFNAKHNGILYLKGGDLAEELAGLKCEIFNLKHYFDEEFFDTKKVVYVSKGNFNS; from the coding sequence ATGTCTGCATCGTTACTATTAAAATATTTCCCGGATCTTACTGAAAAACAGAAAGAACAGTTCTCCAAACTGGAAAATCTGTACAACGAATGGAACGAAAAGATCAACGTAATTTCCAGAAAAGATATGGAATCGCTGTATGAAAAGCACATTCTGCACTCTTTGGGAATTGCAAAAGTGATGGAATTTGCACCAGGAACCAAAGTGTTGGATATCGGGACAGGAGGCGGTTTTCCGGGTATTCCTTTGGCGATCCTTTTTCCTGACACAGAGTTTACTCTAATTGATTCTATCGGAAAGAAAATCAGTGTAGTACAGGCTGTAGCGGACGGAGTAGGATTAACCAATGTAACAGCTATCCATGGAAGAGCAGAAAAGCTGAAAGAGAAATTCCACTTTGTAGTCAGCAGAGCAGTAACCCAAATGCCGGAATTTTTAAGATGGCTGAAAGGGAAATTTGAAAAAGAACAGTTTAACGCTAAGCATAACGGGATTTTATATTTGAAAGGCGGAGATCTTGCAGAAGAGCTTGCCGGACTTAAATGTGAAATTTTTAATCTTAAACACTATTTTGATGAAGAATTTTTTGATACTAAAAAAGTAGTTTATGTATCAAAAGGTAATTTTAATTCCTAA
- a CDS encoding DUF922 domain-containing protein, with protein sequence MRLTFVLCVLAAQAVAGQKIFWEEGRKLTWDNFKSPVNKKNNPDIAAYTHCGWEFYSVKSSNPKEPVKITITSLFHEEKSWKDVKRMDDYILLHEQKHFDIAELFVRKFRKVVAEKIRTSGDYNKYFQTIYDGISAEYKNFQMAYDRDTRHGIDKEKQTEYNNTISEELDNLKSYQAN encoded by the coding sequence ATGAGATTGACTTTTGTATTGTGTGTATTGGCAGCTCAGGCTGTGGCCGGACAGAAAATTTTCTGGGAAGAGGGCAGGAAACTTACGTGGGATAATTTTAAAAGTCCGGTTAATAAAAAAAATAACCCTGATATAGCAGCGTACACGCATTGTGGCTGGGAATTTTATTCCGTAAAATCCTCCAATCCAAAAGAACCGGTTAAGATCACCATTACGTCGCTGTTTCACGAAGAAAAATCCTGGAAAGATGTCAAAAGAATGGATGATTATATCCTGCTGCATGAGCAGAAGCATTTTGACATTGCAGAATTATTTGTGAGGAAATTCAGGAAGGTCGTTGCTGAAAAAATCAGAACATCAGGAGATTATAATAAATATTTCCAGACTATTTATGATGGGATTTCCGCAGAATATAAAAACTTCCAGATGGCTTATGACAGAGATACCCGCCACGGAATTGACAAAGAAAAACAAACAGAATATAATAACACGATTTCAGAAGAACTAGACAACTTAAAAAGCTACCAAGCCAATTGA
- a CDS encoding PD-(D/E)XK nuclease family protein: MKFLNKIIHELLAQNTDLSAFNIILPGKRPIVFIRQILEENNYSGFLPNFFTVEELINKIADQQPIQGIPLWLFSFDVYRSLNLIPRDDFSDFLKWFPTLQKDWDDILKFSDSDQAVLQYMFDEERIKEWAQDLGEDDDVPRKKFLNFWQNMNVFLPVLKERLQEKNWATSGMIHEAAKAKIVDFAKNTKEQFVFCGFNAFTPVEEKLVRSLLQWNKAQCFFQADRYYFDDERQEAGKFLRNHKTWKEFDDNRAFQWIEDDFNQPKKIKVYEVSGNVTQTKVLPEIFKEINNKTYSNTAVVLLDENLLPASLDVMHGVDNLNITMGFPLKNLSFSNAVKRLFYLQKQLEKNKSSYYYRDVFPILEELPKSVEDEQIINDFKAKVEERNIVYISKKLLHELLGGLSYIGLLQKAASTNIYLDMLIEFCQQVKWLEIDDIQYENVSHFENAFRIIKNQLTPYNIEIKMETLEILINQYINSESIDFQGEPLRGLQIMGLLETRLLNFENVILLSVNEGKLPLGNSQNTYIPFDIRRFFDLHTFLENDSIYAYHFYRLIQDAQNVHLLYNALSSGVNTGEKSRFITQIEMESSHEIEHLIIENSSEPITTKPIEITKTQIVQDRLQKWKGKVSASHLTSYLYNPIDFYLSKILNTSETDEIEEELSVKNYGNLVHYSLQEVYEVLKGKVLKESDLKNSVKAIDQYINIAIEKLKHQPEFYEKGMNYIHKAIAKKVIENVLNHDLELIKQGNKLEIVDIERKFENIDFPLDGNDKISFMGYIDRIDKLNGTLRIIDYKTAKIKNLTVKIDQDNVDEYFHNSDRKQALQLCIYHYVVQHLPEFWGFPIETGIWSFADAKKGMVSLQFDKGNIDDAMKSVRSLILEILNPDINFVETIKTY, encoded by the coding sequence TTGAAATTCCTCAATAAGATCATCCACGAACTGCTAGCCCAAAACACGGATCTTTCTGCGTTTAATATCATTCTGCCCGGAAAACGTCCCATTGTGTTTATCAGGCAGATCTTAGAGGAAAATAATTATTCCGGGTTTCTTCCCAACTTTTTTACTGTAGAAGAACTTATTAATAAAATTGCCGATCAGCAGCCCATTCAGGGAATTCCGCTGTGGCTCTTTTCATTTGATGTATACCGAAGTCTGAATCTTATTCCAAGAGATGATTTTTCAGACTTTCTGAAGTGGTTTCCTACACTCCAAAAGGATTGGGATGATATTCTCAAGTTCTCAGACAGTGATCAGGCCGTTCTTCAGTATATGTTTGATGAAGAAAGGATCAAAGAATGGGCTCAGGACCTTGGTGAGGACGATGATGTCCCAAGAAAGAAGTTTCTTAATTTCTGGCAGAATATGAACGTTTTTCTTCCCGTTTTAAAAGAAAGGCTGCAGGAAAAAAACTGGGCTACTTCGGGAATGATTCATGAAGCCGCCAAAGCTAAGATTGTTGATTTTGCTAAAAATACCAAGGAACAGTTCGTTTTTTGCGGATTCAACGCCTTTACTCCGGTAGAAGAAAAGCTGGTAAGAAGTCTTTTGCAGTGGAATAAAGCGCAGTGTTTTTTTCAGGCAGACCGTTATTATTTCGATGATGAAAGACAGGAAGCCGGAAAATTCCTGAGGAATCATAAAACATGGAAAGAATTTGATGATAACAGAGCTTTTCAATGGATAGAAGACGATTTTAATCAACCTAAAAAAATTAAGGTATATGAAGTCTCCGGGAATGTAACCCAGACCAAAGTACTGCCTGAGATCTTTAAAGAGATCAATAATAAAACCTATTCCAATACTGCAGTGGTACTGCTGGATGAAAACCTTCTTCCTGCCAGCCTTGACGTAATGCATGGTGTTGATAATTTGAATATTACAATGGGATTCCCATTGAAAAATTTATCTTTCTCTAATGCGGTTAAACGTCTTTTCTATCTGCAGAAACAACTGGAAAAAAACAAATCTTCCTATTATTACAGAGATGTTTTCCCGATTCTGGAAGAACTGCCGAAATCTGTGGAAGATGAACAGATCATCAATGATTTTAAAGCCAAAGTAGAAGAGAGAAATATCGTTTATATTTCTAAGAAACTTTTGCATGAATTACTTGGCGGGCTGTCCTATATCGGGCTTCTTCAGAAAGCTGCCAGCACCAATATCTATCTGGATATGCTGATTGAATTCTGCCAGCAGGTAAAATGGCTGGAAATAGACGATATTCAGTATGAGAATGTCTCTCACTTTGAAAATGCGTTTAGAATCATTAAAAACCAGCTGACTCCTTACAATATTGAGATCAAAATGGAAACGCTGGAAATTCTGATCAACCAGTATATCAACTCTGAGAGTATTGACTTCCAGGGAGAGCCGTTGAGAGGGTTACAGATCATGGGATTATTGGAAACGCGTCTCCTGAATTTTGAAAACGTTATTCTCCTTTCCGTAAACGAGGGGAAACTTCCTCTTGGAAACTCGCAGAACACCTATATTCCTTTTGATATCCGAAGGTTCTTTGACCTGCATACTTTCCTTGAGAATGACAGCATTTATGCCTATCACTTTTACAGATTGATTCAGGATGCCCAAAACGTCCATTTGTTGTACAATGCATTAAGTTCCGGAGTAAATACCGGAGAAAAAAGCAGGTTCATTACACAGATCGAAATGGAAAGCTCCCATGAAATAGAGCATTTGATTATTGAAAACTCTTCCGAGCCCATTACAACCAAACCGATAGAAATTACAAAGACACAGATTGTACAGGATCGCCTTCAGAAATGGAAGGGGAAAGTATCAGCTTCCCACCTTACAAGCTACCTCTACAATCCGATTGATTTTTACCTTTCCAAGATTTTGAATACTTCGGAAACAGATGAAATTGAAGAAGAATTGTCTGTAAAAAACTACGGAAATCTGGTGCATTATTCACTTCAAGAAGTGTATGAGGTTTTAAAGGGTAAGGTTTTAAAAGAAAGTGATTTAAAGAATTCAGTTAAAGCGATAGATCAATATATAAATATTGCCATTGAAAAGCTGAAACATCAGCCGGAATTCTATGAAAAAGGGATGAATTATATCCATAAAGCCATTGCAAAAAAAGTAATTGAAAATGTTCTGAATCATGATCTTGAACTCATAAAGCAAGGTAACAAACTGGAGATTGTAGACATCGAAAGAAAGTTTGAAAACATAGATTTTCCTCTTGATGGAAATGATAAAATTTCCTTCATGGGATATATTGACAGGATTGATAAACTGAACGGAACGCTTAGAATTATTGATTATAAAACAGCCAAAATCAAAAACCTTACGGTAAAAATTGATCAGGATAATGTAGATGAATATTTTCATAACAGCGACAGAAAACAGGCTCTTCAGCTTTGTATTTATCATTACGTAGTACAGCATCTTCCTGAGTTTTGGGGCTTCCCGATAGAAACAGGAATCTGGAGTTTCGCTGATGCCAAAAAAGGAATGGTTTCTCTGCAGTTTGACAAAGGAAATATTGATGATGCCATGAAATCTGTCAGAAGTCTTATTCTTGAAATCCTGAATCCGGATATTAATTTTGTTGAAACTATAAAAACGTATTAA
- a CDS encoding patatin-like phospholipase family protein, giving the protein MKKILIFLAIAISLIVQSQQKNDSLNIALKNVTKDTKFGLALSGGGAKGFAHIGILKMIDSLGIKVDYITGTSMGGILGGLYAMGYNADELKHTVYKMDWNRILSNKIPYNKVNISEKDEYDKYILEFPVVKGIPTLPSSYIEGQYMGEVLNTLTFNAKHINDFSQLRIPVQLTSSDIENGGLVMQKKVHYHWLSVLHWPFLRLLHLFILTESFW; this is encoded by the coding sequence ATGAAAAAAATCCTGATATTTTTAGCGATCGCTATTTCTCTTATTGTTCAATCTCAGCAAAAAAATGATTCCCTGAATATTGCTCTTAAAAACGTGACCAAAGACACTAAATTTGGGCTTGCTCTCAGTGGAGGCGGTGCAAAAGGGTTTGCACACATTGGGATTTTAAAGATGATCGACTCCCTGGGAATAAAAGTGGATTATATCACAGGAACCAGTATGGGAGGAATTTTGGGTGGGTTATATGCGATGGGGTATAACGCTGACGAGCTGAAGCATACGGTCTATAAAATGGACTGGAACAGAATTCTGAGCAATAAAATCCCTTACAATAAAGTCAATATCAGCGAAAAAGATGAGTACGACAAATATATTCTGGAATTTCCTGTAGTAAAAGGAATTCCTACGCTTCCAAGCTCTTATATTGAAGGGCAATATATGGGAGAAGTGCTTAATACTCTTACTTTTAACGCCAAACATATTAATGATTTCAGCCAACTAAGAATTCCTGTTCAGCTTACTTCATCCGATATTGAGAACGGAGGACTTGTAATGCAAAAAAAGGTTCATTACCATTGGCTATCCGTTCTACACTGGCCATTCCTGCGGCTTTTGCACCTGTTTATATTGACGGAAAGCTTTTGGTAG
- a CDS encoding BamA/TamA family outer membrane protein, with amino-acid sequence MAIRSTLAIPAAFAPVYIDGKLLVDGGLDRNYPANEVREMGADFVIGGYTGFRLFTKKEIENPMKMIYQTHAIRSVEDFKHQKDLSNILVDFVDPLGDITTKDFAKFRKIIKIGEVEARKHLPEFVALAEAQRKLGIKYEHTMIEEVKLPTTKFTFNEEDGTPITDSAEIEVLKRQMGLTEGKYYDAKTVNEAIDRVFGMRQYVKVYYTYTNVNDGLVMNIFVKRAKKGAFKLALHYDTEQSVGIIVNYTYRNILLNRSRFLATVDISERFKAKLAYQQFLDSGERLWLDLEAKMVNLKSNDLNFRLYDVNEDGSDRFPNHMYRNITGKIALNYNISPNAYFSVGTEFSTERMYSLLDKVDQSKVDNYSKKLYNHSNFNTFLKFEQNNLNKRYFTTKGNHLQVSTRFYYGDRYQLYDLETVQPLLNLILNPKDPYYYEPKNLISFTLNENFYQPITRRLTLKANVFLGASFGAKRDDQVPYLFLNQKYNLGGSEYNYDLLSPEFNGLRQKELPMTSVAKASVAFQYRIMKKLYLTPSFSYGKVSEELSPFNNSFDMFGYGINLGYESLIGPISINLSRNSQLDFSRIYFSVGFKF; translated from the coding sequence TTGGCTATCCGTTCTACACTGGCCATTCCTGCGGCTTTTGCACCTGTTTATATTGACGGAAAGCTTTTGGTAGATGGTGGATTAGACCGTAATTATCCGGCTAATGAGGTTCGTGAGATGGGTGCCGATTTTGTGATTGGAGGATACACCGGTTTCAGACTTTTTACCAAAAAAGAAATTGAGAATCCGATGAAGATGATCTATCAGACCCATGCTATCCGTTCCGTAGAAGATTTTAAACATCAAAAAGACCTATCTAATATCCTTGTAGACTTTGTAGATCCGTTAGGAGATATTACAACAAAAGATTTTGCTAAATTCAGAAAAATCATCAAAATAGGAGAGGTTGAAGCAAGGAAACATCTCCCTGAGTTTGTGGCCTTGGCAGAAGCCCAAAGAAAATTGGGAATCAAGTATGAGCATACGATGATCGAAGAGGTAAAACTGCCTACCACAAAATTCACTTTTAACGAAGAAGACGGAACCCCTATTACAGATTCGGCAGAGATTGAAGTGCTGAAAAGACAGATGGGACTTACAGAAGGGAAGTATTACGATGCAAAAACGGTTAATGAAGCCATTGACCGTGTATTCGGGATGCGCCAATATGTAAAGGTATATTATACCTACACCAATGTAAACGATGGGCTTGTGATGAATATCTTTGTGAAAAGAGCGAAAAAAGGTGCGTTTAAACTGGCTCTGCACTATGATACAGAACAATCTGTGGGAATTATTGTAAACTACACTTACAGAAATATTCTTCTGAACAGATCAAGATTTCTTGCAACGGTAGATATTTCCGAACGTTTCAAAGCTAAGCTGGCTTACCAGCAGTTTTTAGATAGTGGAGAACGTTTATGGCTGGATCTGGAAGCCAAAATGGTGAATCTGAAAAGTAATGACTTGAATTTCAGGCTATATGATGTAAACGAAGATGGCAGTGACCGTTTTCCGAACCATATGTACCGCAATATTACCGGAAAAATTGCCCTGAATTATAATATCAGCCCCAATGCATATTTTTCTGTGGGAACGGAATTCAGCACAGAAAGAATGTACAGTTTACTGGACAAAGTAGACCAGTCTAAAGTAGATAATTACAGTAAAAAACTATATAACCACAGCAATTTCAATACTTTCCTGAAATTTGAACAGAACAATCTCAACAAAAGATATTTTACAACGAAAGGGAATCATCTTCAGGTGAGCACAAGATTTTATTATGGCGACCGATATCAGCTTTATGACCTGGAAACGGTGCAGCCTCTTTTGAATCTGATTCTTAACCCGAAAGATCCTTATTATTATGAACCTAAAAATCTGATTTCTTTTACTTTAAATGAAAACTTTTACCAGCCGATCACAAGAAGGCTTACTTTAAAAGCTAATGTGTTTCTGGGAGCAAGTTTTGGTGCAAAAAGAGATGATCAGGTTCCGTATTTGTTTCTGAATCAGAAATATAATTTGGGTGGTAGTGAATACAATTATGATCTGTTAAGTCCTGAATTCAATGGTCTTCGCCAGAAAGAGCTTCCGATGACTTCGGTAGCTAAGGCTTCGGTTGCATTTCAGTACAGAATTATGAAAAAACTGTATCTTACCCCTTCTTTCAGCTATGGAAAAGTGAGTGAAGAGCTTTCCCCTTTCAACAACAGTTTTGATATGTTCGGGTATGGGATAAACCTTGGATATGAATCTCTTATAGGCCCTATCAGTATAAATCTTTCCAGAAACAGCCAGCTTGATTTTTCAAGGATTTATTTCAGCGTTGGATTTAAATTCTAG
- a CDS encoding T9SS type A sorting domain-containing protein encodes MKKITTFLLGLTAPFYFAQQAGDVVSAEQKLDLTPQGVINFIANNLGDQNAPEFASYLNSFNVGLKGYKITYYTKNENNVLVKATGLLMYPNVPFKLSTVVSDHGTTDSRNNVPSNFKGALTAGFVVELSYVLNGYILMAPDYVGMGTGEGVHPYVDYATEAGATIDFITAANKVLAQLNIKRYDEYFLAGYSQGAHAAMSTLKRLSISNPNNIKFKYAYMGDGPYDFSGVTLNKGVLEKDIYPFTSFLANVLHTCNNTGYKTYNNNISEVISAEYLDKYNYHVVQDNGGLLWGPVIWRKLFTTSFVNDVTNNPNNKLRLCMKPKDVYDWYNKTPMTLGHSTIDLAIPPENTSKTIDVQRGYYPWWDLNKYKLDSFYWGPLGHVGGILPFTLASNAKFNTLRSGGLLNEWAIAGSIFGKQSPQKTSEKPTLLSSQIKPDLGNMQLIEITDFNKEKIQSRAAIDHNLSALKDGIYLLKVTENNENKTIPYIKNTPQEVAENEIVQSANASVLQLKVNQEELTAVNIFDENKTLIKSISPKQYHEAGGINLQDLEHKNYTFEVVTPYYNLQFNKAVDGTPSAENNTDIYAQKQQIVAKSANDIKNISIYNISGALIVQQEVNKPFFESRNLETGVYVVQITLSNGKVIHKKVKL; translated from the coding sequence ATGAAAAAAATTACGACTTTTTTACTAGGTCTTACCGCACCATTTTATTTCGCTCAACAAGCCGGTGATGTGGTAAGCGCCGAACAGAAACTGGATCTTACTCCTCAGGGAGTTATCAATTTCATTGCCAATAATCTTGGTGATCAGAATGCACCGGAATTTGCCAGCTACCTCAACAGCTTCAATGTAGGCCTGAAAGGATACAAAATTACGTATTACACCAAAAATGAAAACAACGTTCTAGTAAAAGCTACCGGACTTCTTATGTATCCTAATGTCCCTTTTAAGCTTTCTACAGTGGTTTCTGACCATGGAACAACAGACAGCAGAAATAATGTCCCGTCTAATTTCAAAGGCGCTTTAACCGCAGGATTTGTTGTTGAGCTATCTTATGTACTCAATGGTTATATCTTAATGGCGCCCGACTATGTAGGGATGGGAACAGGAGAAGGAGTTCATCCTTATGTAGACTACGCTACAGAAGCCGGAGCTACCATTGATTTTATTACAGCAGCGAATAAAGTATTGGCGCAACTGAACATTAAACGTTATGACGAATATTTCTTAGCAGGATATTCCCAAGGCGCTCATGCAGCCATGTCTACGTTAAAAAGATTAAGCATTTCGAATCCTAATAATATAAAATTCAAATATGCCTACATGGGAGACGGACCGTATGATTTCTCCGGAGTTACTTTAAATAAAGGCGTTCTGGAAAAAGATATTTATCCGTTTACGTCATTCCTTGCGAATGTTCTTCATACCTGCAACAACACAGGCTATAAAACCTATAATAACAATATTTCTGAAGTTATTTCCGCAGAATATCTTGATAAATACAATTATCATGTTGTTCAGGATAATGGCGGGCTGTTATGGGGACCTGTGATATGGAGAAAACTCTTTACTACCAGCTTTGTTAATGATGTCACCAATAATCCCAATAACAAGCTCAGATTATGTATGAAACCGAAGGATGTGTATGACTGGTACAATAAAACCCCAATGACATTAGGCCATTCTACCATAGATTTAGCCATTCCGCCTGAAAATACTTCCAAAACCATTGATGTTCAGCGTGGATATTATCCTTGGTGGGATCTTAACAAATACAAGCTGGATTCTTTCTACTGGGGACCATTGGGGCATGTGGGAGGAATTCTTCCGTTCACTTTAGCTTCCAATGCTAAATTTAATACGCTGAGGAGCGGTGGCCTTTTGAATGAATGGGCTATTGCAGGATCAATTTTTGGGAAGCAGTCACCACAGAAAACTTCTGAAAAACCTACCCTTCTCTCTTCACAGATCAAACCAGATCTAGGAAATATGCAGCTGATAGAAATTACAGATTTCAATAAAGAAAAAATACAGAGCAGAGCAGCTATTGACCATAATTTATCGGCTTTAAAAGACGGAATTTATTTATTGAAAGTAACGGAAAACAATGAAAACAAAACAATCCCATACATCAAAAATACGCCTCAGGAAGTTGCTGAAAACGAAATCGTACAATCTGCGAACGCATCCGTTTTACAGTTAAAAGTGAATCAGGAAGAACTTACTGCCGTAAATATTTTTGACGAAAATAAAACGCTGATCAAAAGTATCTCTCCGAAACAATATCATGAAGCCGGAGGAATCAATCTACAGGATCTGGAACATAAAAACTATACGTTTGAAGTTGTTACGCCATACTATAATCTTCAGTTCAATAAGGCAGTTGACGGAACTCCATCAGCAGAAAACAATACTGATATCTATGCTCAAAAACAGCAAATTGTAGCTAAATCTGCCAATGATATCAAAAACATAAGCATTTACAATATTTCCGGGGCTTTGATTGTTCAGCAGGAAGTTAACAAACCATTTTTTGAATCCAGAAACCTGGAAACAGGTGTTTATGTTGTACAAATCACTCTTTCTAACGGAAAAGTCATCCATAAAAAAGTAAAACTTTAA